Sequence from the Bacillota bacterium genome:
GGGGCGGGCCGGTGCGGCAGCCGCCGGCTGCGCCCCGGCCTGGGCAGGAGCCGCCACAGGCGGGGCGGCTTGTGGCGGCTGTGGCTTTTCCCTCTGCACGCGCCCGACCAGCCGCGCACCTCCCGGCACCAGCGTGCTCCCCTTGCCGAAGTGCTGCCGTGCGACCTCCTCTTCCTCCAGCTCAACCATGCTCAGGGTCGACGATGCGGCGCTGCCCCGGCTCTGCAGGAAAGTCAGGAGAAGCCTGGCGTCGACGTTCAGCTCCTTCGCCAGTTGATAAACTCGAATCTTCTTCAATACCCATCACTCCTGAACGGCCGGCGACCGCGCGCATCGTGCACCCGCTCACCGCTGCCAGAAAATTGGAAGCCAGATCCCGGTCGCAAATCGCCACGACCGTCACAGCGCCCATTCCCAGGGCCTGCCCCAGTTCCTGTCTGGTGCCCCACGTGACTATACGGATCCCGGCCCGCCGGGCGGCCCCTTGCCAGTATCGCCGGGCACCCGGCGACCCGTCCTGCGCCGTCACGACCAGCACGGCCCGCCCGCCGTGGAGTGCCTGACGGCACGCCTGGCGCCCGATCGCGGCCCTCCCCGACCGGCGGGCAAGCCCGAGCCAGTCCGAGGGCCGGGCCATCTCGCTACGCCCGCCCCTCTCCCTCCACCTCGATCGCCGCCAGTTGCCGGGTGAGTTGTTCAAACAGCGCCTCGTCCACAGGCCGCTCCAGTGCCCGCTCGAGCTGGCGCCCCTTGCGGGCCGCCTCAAGGCAGGCCGTTCGGGGGCAGACGTATGCGCCGCGTCCCGAGCGCTTGCCCGTAGAGTCAACACTCACCGATCCATCCGGTGCCCGCACGACCCGTATCAGTTCGCGCTTGGGCCGGACCTGCCGGCAGCCGACGCAAGTCCGCATCGGAACCTTTCGCGGCTTCGCCTGCCTGGAGGGCACGAGCGCCTACCGCCCCTTCCGCTTCCCCTCGCGACGGGCGAAACCGAAGTCTTCCGGCGACAGATCGGCGAGGCTCTTCAGCACCTTCTTCGGCTTTCTGGAGTCGCCTTCGCTCGTGTCGGGGCCGCCCGTCGCGGCTGCGCTATCGCGAGCTTTGGGCTGCTGGTGCTGCCGGACCCGCGTCCCCGGTGCAGCCTCTTTCTTCTGAGGCTGCTCGCCCTTGCGCGCCACGCCAGGGGCGGGGCGCCCGGCAGCCTGCCCCGGCTGGGCCTGCGGCGGAGCCTTCGGGCGCACCTCTTCCCGGGCCTGTGGCTGCTCGGCCTGCTTTGCCGGCCTGGCCGGTTCGGCCTTCTGTGGCTGCTGAGCGGTTTCAAGCCGCTTCGCCACGGCGAACAGCGGCACCGACAGCGTCCCGCCGGGCGATGCAGGGGCGGGCCCCTCCCGTTGAGCCGCCTCTTCGGGCTCCCCGGCGGGCTTTTCCTCCTCGGCCTTCTCGCCCTCGAAGAGGCTGGGAAGGGCTTCGGCCTCCTCCAGCTCATCCTCGAGATGGCGCCGCTCGAAGCGCCATGCCCCCTTCAGCCGGCGAACCTTACCCACGCCCTTGCCCTTCTTGGCCCGCTCTTCCTCTTCCTCAGGAGGCGCCCAGGCCTTCTCGGGCATCTCCTCAACCGGCTCGACGCCGGCCATCTCCTCCTCAACGGGCGCTTCGAGCCGGGCGGGCGGCGCCGGCTCAGGTGTCGCCTCGGCCGGTACCTCCTGGACGGCTTCCCGCCGCTCCGCCCGAACCGCCTCCCTGGCCGGTTGCCCCTCTTTGGATTCAGGCGCCTCCTGCCTGGCAGGCTCGCTAGCCTCGACGGCCGGCACGCCGAGCTGCTTGTCCAGCCACTGCCGCCGCTTCTCTTCAAACTCCCGCTGAACCTCGGCCCACTGCGCCTCGCTCTTGATGTCGATGCGCCACCCGGTCAGCTTCGCGGCAAGGCGGGCGTTTTGTCCTTCCTTGCCGATGGCAAGCGAAAGCTCCTTCTCCGGCACGATAACCCTCGCCGAATGGTCGGTGGGGTCGAGGTAAACCTTCAGCACCCGGGCCGGCTGCAGCGCGTTGGCGATGAACACCTCCGAGTCGGGATCCCAGGCGATGACGTCCACCTTCTCCTGGCGGAGCTCTTTCACCACCTGCTGAACGCGTGCGCCCCGGGGTCCCACGCATGCCCCGACCGGATCCACGTTGCGATCCGTGGACCAGACGGCGATCTTGGACCGGTGCCCCGGCTCCCGGGCATGGGCCCGAATCTCCACGATGCCGTCGTGGATCTCGGGGACCTCCAGCTCGAACAGCCTCTTGAGCAGCCCGGGATGGCTGCGCGAGAGTACCAGCTGCGGCCCCTTGGCGGTCTTGCTCACCTCGAGCAGGTAGAACTTCATCCGCATACCGGGCCCGTAGCGTTCGGTTGCAACCTGCT
This genomic interval carries:
- a CDS encoding translation initiation factor IF-2 N-terminal domain-containing protein, translating into MKKIRVYQLAKELNVDARLLLTFLQSRGSAASSTLSMVELEEEEVARQHFGKGSTLVPGGARLVGRVQREKPQPPQAAPPVAAPAQAGAQPAAAAPARP
- a CDS encoding ribosomal L7Ae/L30e/S12e/Gadd45 family protein, which produces MARPSDWLGLARRSGRAAIGRQACRQALHGGRAVLVVTAQDGSPGARRYWQGAARRAGIRIVTWGTRQELGQALGMGAVTVVAICDRDLASNFLAAVSGCTMRAVAGRSGVMGIEEDSSLSTGEGAERRRQASPDFPAEPGQRRIVDPEHG
- a CDS encoding YlxR family protein, yielding MRTCVGCRQVRPKRELIRVVRAPDGSVSVDSTGKRSGRGAYVCPRTACLEAARKGRQLERALERPVDEALFEQLTRQLAAIEVEGEGRA
- the nusA gene encoding transcription termination factor NusA; amino-acid sequence: MNLELMGALNELEKERGISREVLLKAIEDAIESAFRKSSQPHQNLRVDVDDKSGRVRVFARKAVVEKVEDPANEISLEEAQRINPRFEVDDVVEVELTLPDLGRIAAQTAKQVVVQRIREAERSRIYEEYHTREGDILTGIVRRMEHRNVYVDLGRAEAVLPPSEQVATERYGPGMRMKFYLLEVSKTAKGPQLVLSRSHPGLLKRLFELEVPEIHDGIVEIRAHAREPGHRSKIAVWSTDRNVDPVGACVGPRGARVQQVVKELRQEKVDVIAWDPDSEVFIANALQPARVLKVYLDPTDHSARVIVPEKELSLAIGKEGQNARLAAKLTGWRIDIKSEAQWAEVQREFEEKRRQWLDKQLGVPAVEASEPARQEAPESKEGQPAREAVRAERREAVQEVPAEATPEPAPPARLEAPVEEEMAGVEPVEEMPEKAWAPPEEEEERAKKGKGVGKVRRLKGAWRFERRHLEDELEEAEALPSLFEGEKAEEEKPAGEPEEAAQREGPAPASPGGTLSVPLFAVAKRLETAQQPQKAEPARPAKQAEQPQAREEVRPKAPPQAQPGQAAGRPAPGVARKGEQPQKKEAAPGTRVRQHQQPKARDSAAATGGPDTSEGDSRKPKKVLKSLADLSPEDFGFARREGKRKGR